A genomic window from Coregonus clupeaformis isolate EN_2021a unplaced genomic scaffold, ASM2061545v1 scaf4583, whole genome shotgun sequence includes:
- the LOC123490742 gene encoding Nance-Horan syndrome protein-like encodes MRETDIQTIQRKERPGREVHCHTIQRKAATTTDPDAEPAVGHRSKCAIPNPPSTLDKQTNWSKALPLPTPQERMKSDPAVVSSCIIPINVTGVGFDREASVRCSLVHSQSVLQRRRKLRRRKTITGIPRRVQQDMDSDESPVARERTVIIHANPHLSLCQEELSLRGGHTKDSGCQTDDCLTGGGGAPSRRRIRAQRGGQGGIPASLSHSTGNISSLPDHPDTAMYTASGSRLRSRSLPREGGRIRDEDQDDSDEDDDDDDDDDDDDDEELSPYETGTGPRMLKDEEESADDQAMPELQQGDGGSPEHMWMERGRSRLPRQVDMGSCEISSSSDTFSSPIHSVSTTGVLRGQIDHK; translated from the exons atgagagagacagacatccaGACAATACAAAGAAAG GAGAGACCTGGAAGGGAGGTTCACTGTCACACTATACAGAGAAAG GCTGCCACTACCACAGACCCTGATGCAGAGCCTGCAGTGGGCCACAGGTCTAAGTGTGCTATCCCCAACCCCCCCTCCACGCTGGACAAGCAGACCAACTGGTCCAAGGCCCTGCCACTGCCCACTCCCCAGGAGAGGATGAAGAGTGACCCAGCTGTCGTGTCCTCATGCATCATCCCCATCAATGTCACTG GGGTGGGGTTCGACAGGGAGGCTAGCGTGCGCTGCTCCCTGGTACACTCCCAGTCTGTGctgcagaggaggaggaagctgaggaggaggaagaccatCACTGGTATCCCCAGACGAGTTCAACAGGACATGG ACTCTGATGAGTCTCCGGTGGCGAGGGAGAGGACAGTGATCATCCACGCCAACCCTCACCTGTCCCTCTGTCAGGAGGAGCTCTCCCTCCGAGGGGGACACACCAAGGACTCCGGCTGCCAGACGGATGACTGCCTGACCGGTGGCGGTGGCGCCCCGTCCAGGAGACGTATACGTGCCCAGCGCGGCGGCCAGGGGGGCATCCCCgcctccctctcccactccacagGGAACATCTCCTCGCTTCCCGACCACCCTGACACCGCCATGTACACCGCCTCGGGCTCCCGCCTACGCTCCCGCAGCCTCCCCCGCGAGGGAGGCCGCATCCGCGACGAGGACCAGGACGACAGTGATgaagatgacgatgatgatgacgacgatgatgatgatgacgatgaggaGCTCTCTCCGTACGAGACGGGAACGGGGCCGAGGATGTTGAAGGACGAGGAGGAGAGTGCGGACGACCAGGCCATGCCAGAGCTGCAGCAAGGAGACGGGGGGAGTCCAGAACACATGTGGATGGAGAGGGGTCGCTCCCGTCTCCCCCGTCAGGTTGACATGGGGAGCTGTGAGATCTCCTCCAGCTCAGACACCTTCAGCAGCCCTATCCACTCTGTCTCCACCACGGGGGTGCTGAGAGGACAGATAGACCACAAG